A window of Campylobacter pinnipediorum subsp. pinnipediorum contains these coding sequences:
- the speA gene encoding biosynthetic arginine decarboxylase, giving the protein MNDYGLSIWGDNNFIIEQGKVCVNKKSKPAILDIVKEINSQGYRGPILLRFPHLIKKQIEQIYASFSKAKKEFGYKGNFNAVYPLKVNQYPGFVKNLVTLGKPYNYGLEAGSKAELLLAMAYNNENAPITVNGFKDKELINIGFIAAEMGHNITLTIEGLNELEAIIATAKERFSPKPNIGLRIRLHSTGSGIWAKSGGIYSKFGLTSTELIEAINMLKKADLLECFSMIHFHIGSQITEIHPLKKALTEAGNIYAELRKMGAKNLKAINLGGGLAIEYSQFKQASSRNYTLNEYANDVVYLLKSIAGQKNEQEPDIFIESGRFISASHALLVAPVLELFSQDHTEEKLNLKEKNPQLITELYDLYNSIRPSNALEYLHDSIDHMESVLTLFDLGYVDLQDRSNAEVLVQLIGKKAVIMLGNKNSTSDLLKIQEEIKERYLVNFSVFQSLPDFWGLKQNFPIMPLDCLDIRPTLPACIWDITCDSDGEISYKDEMNQLFLHDVDVEKDEYFLGFFLVGAYQEVLGMKHNLFTHPTEAIVEISETGFEIKNLLESQSILDIMEDMDYDIHEIQDTLNERLERSNLVNETQKKQILGEIYLFLNDNGYLKTIN; this is encoded by the coding sequence ATGAATGATTATGGCCTTAGTATTTGGGGTGATAACAATTTTATTATAGAACAAGGTAAGGTTTGTGTAAATAAAAAAAGCAAACCAGCGATACTAGATATAGTAAAAGAGATAAATTCTCAAGGCTATAGAGGTCCTATATTGCTTCGTTTTCCACACCTTATCAAAAAACAGATAGAGCAAATTTATGCAAGTTTCTCTAAGGCAAAAAAGGAATTTGGTTACAAGGGAAATTTCAATGCTGTTTATCCATTAAAAGTAAATCAATATCCAGGATTTGTTAAAAACTTAGTTACACTAGGAAAGCCTTATAATTATGGACTTGAAGCTGGAAGCAAGGCTGAGTTACTGTTAGCAATGGCTTATAATAATGAAAATGCACCTATAACAGTAAATGGCTTTAAGGATAAAGAGCTTATAAATATAGGATTTATAGCTGCTGAAATGGGACACAATATAACACTTACGATAGAAGGCTTAAATGAACTTGAAGCAATTATAGCAACAGCAAAAGAGCGTTTTTCTCCAAAACCAAACATAGGACTTAGAATAAGACTTCACTCTACCGGTTCTGGAATTTGGGCAAAAAGTGGTGGAATATACTCTAAATTTGGGCTTACATCAACTGAACTTATAGAAGCTATAAATATGCTAAAAAAGGCAGATTTGTTAGAGTGTTTTAGTATGATACATTTTCATATAGGTTCGCAAATAACAGAAATTCATCCACTAAAAAAAGCCTTAACAGAAGCAGGAAATATATATGCAGAGTTAAGAAAAATGGGGGCAAAAAACCTAAAAGCTATAAACTTAGGTGGCGGTCTAGCGATAGAATACTCACAATTCAAACAAGCATCAAGTAGAAATTATACACTTAATGAATATGCAAACGATGTTGTTTATCTTCTAAAAAGCATAGCAGGACAAAAAAATGAACAAGAACCAGATATTTTTATAGAATCAGGGCGTTTTATATCAGCATCTCATGCTTTACTTGTTGCTCCGGTGCTTGAACTTTTTTCACAAGATCACACAGAAGAAAAATTAAATTTAAAAGAAAAAAATCCACAACTTATAACAGAACTTTATGATCTATATAATTCTATAAGACCATCAAATGCCTTAGAATATCTCCATGATAGTATAGATCATATGGAAAGCGTATTGACACTTTTTGACCTTGGTTATGTTGATTTGCAAGATAGATCTAATGCTGAGGTGTTAGTTCAACTAATAGGAAAAAAAGCTGTTATAATGCTTGGAAATAAAAACAGCACATCTGATTTGTTGAAAATACAAGAAGAGATAAAAGAGAGATATTTGGTAAATTTCTCAGTATTTCAGTCATTACCTGATTTTTGGGGATTAAAACAAAACTTTCCTATAATGCCACTAGATTGTCTTGATATACGCCCTACTCTACCAGCTTGCATTTGGGATATTACTTGTGATAGTGATGGAGAGATAAGCTATAAAGATGAAATGAATCAACTATTTTTACACGATGTTGATGTAGAAAAAGATGAGTATTTTTTAGGATTTTTTCTAGTTGGTGCTTACCAAGAAGTTTTAGGAATGAAACACAATCTTTTTACACATCCAACCGAAGCTATTGTTGAGATAAGTGAGACTGGATTTGAGATAAAAAACCTACTTGAAAGTCAATCCATTCTTGATATTATGGAAGATATGGATTATGATATACACGAGATACAAGATACTTTAAATGAGCGGCTAGAACGTTCAAATCTTGTAAATGAAACTCAAAAAAAGCAAATATTAGGAGAGATATATCTATTTTTAAATGATAATGGTTATCTAAAAACAATAAACTAA
- the hisS gene encoding histidine--tRNA ligase: MINALRGMKDMMLKKAKLYEHIVKICEQTAKNYGYTLVKTPHLEQTSLFKRSVGESSDIVGKEMYQFTDKGDNDVCLRPEGTAGVVRAFIESKQDKTNGVYRYFYHGSMFRYERPQKGRLREFHQFGVECFGEADVKEDASVILMLNEILTKLNIKTTLKINSLGDASSMATYKEKLVKFLDKHDKEICADCQRRKDLNPIRVLDCKNESCQEIYKNAPLMIDNLNDEAKADFEKLKEILTNNQISFEIDPKLVRGLDYYCKTAFEFISNEIGSQSAVAGGGRYDRLVEYLGGKANYGVGFAMGIERIMEILNEIDEKRDGIYICALDEKYIDYIFNLGIKLRKEFKVNISYKAKKLQKHLSDADNNNSKIFLCVGENEKNNNEIWFKNLQTKDEKTIKIDDIYKELENE; encoded by the coding sequence ATGATAAATGCACTTCGTGGAATGAAAGATATGATGCTCAAAAAAGCCAAATTATATGAGCATATAGTAAAAATTTGCGAACAAACAGCAAAAAATTATGGCTATACATTAGTAAAAACTCCACATTTAGAACAAACATCTCTTTTTAAAAGAAGTGTTGGTGAAAGCAGTGATATAGTTGGCAAAGAGATGTATCAATTTACAGATAAAGGCGATAACGATGTCTGTTTAAGACCAGAAGGAACAGCTGGAGTCGTAAGGGCATTTATAGAGTCAAAACAAGATAAAACAAATGGTGTTTATAGATATTTTTATCACGGTTCTATGTTTAGATATGAAAGACCGCAAAAAGGAAGACTTAGAGAATTTCATCAATTTGGAGTTGAGTGTTTTGGAGAAGCTGATGTAAAAGAAGATGCAAGTGTTATTCTTATGCTAAACGAGATACTAACAAAACTAAACATCAAAACAACTCTTAAAATAAACTCATTAGGCGATGCTTCATCAATGGCTACCTATAAAGAAAAATTAGTAAAATTTTTAGATAAACACGATAAGGAAATATGTGCTGACTGCCAAAGAAGGAAGGATTTAAATCCTATAAGAGTTCTTGATTGTAAAAATGAAAGCTGTCAAGAAATATACAAAAATGCACCACTTATGATAGATAATTTAAACGATGAAGCAAAGGCTGATTTTGAAAAATTAAAAGAAATTTTAACCAATAACCAAATATCTTTTGAGATAGACCCAAAACTTGTTAGAGGTTTAGATTATTACTGTAAAACGGCATTTGAGTTTATTAGTAACGAGATAGGTTCACAAAGCGCTGTTGCTGGTGGTGGAAGGTATGATAGATTGGTTGAATATCTTGGAGGCAAGGCAAATTATGGTGTTGGTTTTGCTATGGGTATAGAAAGAATTATGGAAATATTAAATGAGATAGATGAAAAAAGAGATGGAATTTATATATGTGCTTTGGATGAAAAATATATAGATTATATTTTCAATCTTGGTATCAAACTAAGAAAAGAATTTAAGGTAAACATATCCTATAAAGCAAAAAAACTTCAAAAACATCTATCAGATGCGGACAATAATAATTCAAAAATTTTCCTATGTGTTGGGGAAAATGAAAAAAATAACAACGAAATTTGGTTTAAAAACCTACAAACAAAAGATGAAAAAACTATAAAAATAGATGATATTTATAAGGAGCTTGAAAATGAATGA
- the tmk gene encoding dTMP kinase — protein sequence MYILFEGIDGVGKSTQIKRISKFYNNVLITKEPGATPFGDKIRDILLHGKLQLSKKAEMFLFLADRAEHAQSVIEKNQDKLILSDRGFISGISYAITNDSELNFDTLLSFNKFALNNNMPDKIIFFKADESLILKRFKLRNKKDTIEKRGIKYLLQVQENMENTIDKLGIESLKIDATLKKEEITKKIINFINLDKDMI from the coding sequence ATGTATATTTTATTTGAAGGTATAGATGGAGTTGGTAAAAGCACACAGATAAAAAGAATATCAAAATTTTATAACAATGTTTTAATAACAAAAGAGCCGGGTGCAACGCCTTTTGGCGACAAGATAAGAGATATTTTATTGCACGGAAAATTACAATTAAGCAAAAAGGCGGAGATGTTTTTATTCTTAGCAGATAGAGCTGAACACGCACAAAGCGTAATAGAAAAGAACCAAGATAAATTAATACTTAGTGATAGAGGTTTTATCTCAGGTATCTCATATGCCATAACAAATGATAGCGAATTAAATTTTGATACTCTTTTGAGCTTTAATAAATTTGCACTAAATAATAATATGCCTGATAAAATTATATTTTTTAAAGCTGATGAGAGCTTGATTTTAAAAAGATTTAAGCTTAGAAATAAAAAAGATACAATAGAAAAAAGAGGTATAAAATATCTCTTACAAGTTCAAGAAAATATGGAAAACACGATAGATAAATTAGGTATCGAAAGCTTAAAAATAGATGCTACTTTAAAAAAAGAAGAGATAACAAAAAAGATAATAAATTTTATAAACTTAGATAAGGATATGATATGA
- the coaD gene encoding pantetheine-phosphate adenylyltransferase: protein MYPGTFDPLTNGHIDVITRASKIFSKVIVAVAKNDNKKPLFSLEHRIKMAKECVKKLKNVEILGFDGLLVDFAKQHDIKINIRGLRAVSDFEYELQMGYANSTLYHEFETIYLMPSLNNSFISSSIVRSVLNHNGDVSKLVPKEIIKYLKEIK, encoded by the coding sequence ATGTATCCTGGAACCTTTGATCCTTTAACAAATGGACATATAGATGTTATAACAAGAGCATCTAAGATTTTTAGCAAAGTCATAGTAGCTGTTGCAAAAAACGACAACAAAAAGCCTTTGTTTAGCTTAGAACATAGAATAAAAATGGCAAAAGAGTGTGTAAAAAAACTAAAAAATGTTGAGATATTGGGATTTGATGGTTTGCTTGTTGATTTTGCAAAACAACACGATATAAAGATAAATATAAGAGGCCTTAGAGCTGTTAGTGATTTTGAGTATGAACTACAAATGGGCTATGCAAACTCTACGCTTTATCACGAATTTGAAACTATATATTTAATGCCTAGCTTAAACAATTCATTTATTTCAAGCTCAATAGTAAGGTCTGTATTAAACCACAATGGAGATGTAAGTAAATTAGTTCCAAAAGAGATTATTAAATATCTTAAAGAGATAAAATAA
- a CDS encoding UbiX family flavin prenyltransferase has product MKIAVGITGASGCFLGFKLAHEISKNHETYVVISESAKTTLKLENGINFNEEKQKLQKATILDDKDIGACVASGSFGIQKTIIAPCSINTLAKISNGFCDTLITRMAAVALKEQKRLVLGVREMPFSNISLKQMSELSSLNVMIAPPVFGFYSKSQSFDDICDFIVGKWLDTLEIENSLYKRWN; this is encoded by the coding sequence ATGAAAATAGCAGTAGGAATCACGGGTGCTAGTGGTTGTTTTCTAGGCTTTAAATTAGCCCATGAAATAAGTAAAAATCACGAAACATATGTTGTAATAAGTGAAAGTGCAAAAACCACACTAAAACTTGAAAATGGTATAAATTTTAATGAAGAAAAACAAAAGCTACAAAAAGCTACAATCCTTGATGACAAAGATATAGGTGCTTGTGTTGCTTCTGGTTCATTTGGAATACAAAAGACAATAATTGCACCTTGTTCCATAAACACACTAGCAAAGATATCAAATGGTTTTTGTGATACACTAATAACAAGAATGGCAGCCGTTGCATTAAAAGAACAAAAAAGATTAGTACTTGGAGTAAGGGAGATGCCATTTTCAAATATATCCCTTAAACAGATGAGTGAACTAAGTTCATTAAATGTTATGATAGCTCCACCGGTGTTTGGCTTTTATTCAAAATCACAAAGTTTTGATGATATCTGTGATTTTATAGTTGGAAAATGGCTTGATACTCTTGAGATAGAAAACTCATTATACAAAAGATGGAATTAA
- the flgA gene encoding flagellar basal body P-ring formation chaperone FlgA, which translates to MYCISDSVISLKTFGFDGEDNEILNLENRRAAKIDKEKLFEILKSNFKTFNDKTGKTVAFVRDCTTYDKIQAEFIKTLSNEYQNIDIKDIDIASQNKLPDNFDNFKLKEISVLKNPKSNGNFKATFVVNDFNIKTLYFRYNFKAQIPVFVAIKNLNRGDELDVFDYQKSFVDFNKFDINLLKDIDNSKMVAKTEIKAGDVLLTQNFTKMSLIKRGDKINATLNDGGLSLIIETIAVQNGNLGDEITVRTKDRKSFKAKIVSKNMAIIQ; encoded by the coding sequence ATGTATTGTATAAGTGATAGCGTTATAAGCTTAAAAACATTTGGTTTTGATGGCGAAGATAATGAAATTTTAAATCTTGAAAACAGACGTGCAGCAAAGATAGATAAAGAAAAACTATTTGAAATTTTAAAATCTAATTTTAAAACATTTAATGATAAAACAGGAAAAACAGTCGCCTTTGTAAGAGATTGCACTACCTATGATAAAATTCAAGCAGAATTTATAAAAACATTAAGCAATGAGTATCAAAATATAGATATAAAAGATATTGATATTGCATCACAAAATAAACTTCCAGATAATTTTGATAATTTTAAATTAAAAGAAATTTCAGTATTAAAAAATCCAAAATCAAATGGAAATTTTAAAGCTACTTTTGTGGTAAATGACTTTAATATTAAAACTCTTTATTTTAGATATAATTTTAAAGCCCAAATACCTGTTTTTGTTGCTATAAAAAACCTAAATAGAGGCGATGAATTAGATGTTTTTGATTATCAAAAATCATTTGTGGATTTTAATAAATTTGATATAAACTTATTAAAAGATATTGATAATTCTAAAATGGTAGCAAAAACAGAGATTAAAGCCGGAGATGTGCTATTAACACAAAATTTCACAAAAATGTCTTTGATAAAAAGAGGCGATAAGATAAATGCCACATTAAACGATGGTGGGTTAAGCTTAATAATAGAGACAATAGCTGTACAAAATGGAAACTTGGGTGATGAAATAACAGTAAGAACAAAAGATAGAAAAAGCTTTAAAGCAAAGATAGTATCAAAAAATATGGCGATTATACAATGA